A region of Nocardioides alkalitolerans DNA encodes the following proteins:
- the ligD gene encoding non-homologous end-joining DNA ligase, with protein sequence MPSKPPAVEIEVEDRLVRISNPDRVYFPESGATKLDVVEYYLAVADGITGALHERPCMLHRFPKGLAGEKVHQKRLPAGAPDWVETVELFFPRWGRTADELCVTEPAAVIWAVQMSTVEFHPWNSRRGAVEQPDEWRIDLDPGPDCDYATIRRVAHVAHEVLDELGAVGYPKTSGSKGLHVYVRIAAEHGHGDVRRAARAFAREVERRAPDLVTTAWWRKDRDPAAVFVDFNQNARDHTIASAYSLRGLPDARVSTPIRWDEVDDADPRDLTMFTVPARYAELGDLHAGLHADEHVFDIAPLLAWAERDERDEPDEPDEPDEPDEPSADPTT encoded by the coding sequence GTGCCGTCGAAGCCGCCCGCCGTGGAGATCGAGGTCGAGGACCGCCTCGTGCGGATCTCCAACCCCGACCGCGTCTACTTCCCGGAGTCGGGCGCCACGAAGCTGGACGTCGTCGAGTACTACCTCGCGGTCGCCGACGGGATCACCGGCGCGCTCCACGAGCGGCCCTGCATGCTGCACCGCTTCCCGAAGGGCCTCGCCGGCGAGAAGGTCCACCAGAAGCGTCTCCCCGCCGGCGCGCCCGACTGGGTCGAGACCGTCGAGCTGTTCTTCCCGCGCTGGGGGCGCACGGCCGACGAGCTCTGCGTGACCGAGCCGGCCGCCGTCATCTGGGCCGTCCAGATGTCGACGGTGGAGTTCCACCCCTGGAACAGCCGCCGCGGCGCCGTCGAGCAGCCCGACGAGTGGCGCATCGACCTCGACCCGGGCCCGGACTGCGACTACGCGACGATCCGGCGTGTGGCCCACGTGGCGCACGAGGTCCTCGACGAGCTCGGGGCCGTCGGCTACCCGAAGACCAGCGGCAGCAAGGGCCTCCACGTCTACGTCCGGATCGCCGCCGAGCACGGCCACGGCGACGTACGCCGCGCGGCCCGCGCCTTCGCCCGCGAGGTCGAGCGCCGGGCACCCGACCTGGTGACCACGGCCTGGTGGCGCAAGGACCGCGACCCCGCCGCGGTCTTCGTCGACTTCAACCAGAACGCCCGCGACCACACGATCGCGAGCGCCTACTCCCTCCGCGGCCTGCCCGACGCCCGCGTCTCCACCCCGATCCGCTGGGACGAGGTCGACGACGCCGACCCGCGGGACCTGACGATGTTCACGGTCCCGGCGCGGTACGCCGAGCTCGGCGACCTGCACGCCGGCCTCCACGCCGACGAGCACGTCTTCGACATCGCGCCGCTGCTGGCGTGGGCGGAGCGCGACGAGCGGGACGAGCCGGACGAGCCGGACGAGCCGGACGAGCCGGACGAGCCCAGCGCCGACCCCACCACCTAG
- a CDS encoding MFS transporter: MSDDVLAPPATATAALGPRFRRFLVSAAAANLGDGLMTVALMWLASSITREPAAIALIGLANRLPWLLLSLPAGVIVDRVDRRRLVVAMDVVRCATVLVLGLVVVAVQSDLPTPAELAAGADAPAAAGLLVGLLALSSLVLGCAEVLRDNAAQTLLPALVERPQLEKANARLWSAEISANQFVGPPLGGVLVGVAVALPFLLNAGLLGLSAVLLLGMSGLYRARPAAGDGPRASATPEGTTVAGSLPVARSWRADLVEGITWLWRHRLLRTLALMLGVMNLMGAAAFTTVVLFVQEVLGVLDGWAFGLVLTGSAIGSVLAGLVSERIVRRLSPGPTLLVAVAGMGVGLAAAGLSSSPWLFWSIELATGLTVVLWNVVTVSLRQRIIPDHLLGRVNAAYRFFGWGMMALGAPLGALVIHLLEPGLGRETALRAPYLLGAAAYLVMVPVVLTRLRTVHLRAAEEAAA, translated from the coding sequence GTGAGCGACGACGTGCTCGCGCCGCCGGCGACCGCGACAGCCGCGCTGGGGCCGCGGTTCCGTCGGTTCCTCGTCTCCGCTGCGGCGGCGAACCTCGGCGACGGCCTCATGACGGTCGCGCTCATGTGGTTGGCGTCGTCGATCACGCGCGAGCCGGCCGCGATCGCCCTCATCGGCCTGGCCAACCGGCTGCCCTGGCTGCTGCTGAGCCTGCCCGCCGGCGTCATCGTCGACCGGGTCGACCGCCGTCGGCTCGTCGTCGCGATGGACGTCGTGCGGTGCGCCACGGTGCTGGTGCTCGGGCTCGTGGTGGTCGCGGTGCAGTCCGACCTGCCGACGCCCGCGGAGCTCGCCGCCGGCGCCGACGCTCCTGCCGCCGCGGGTCTGCTCGTCGGGCTGCTCGCGCTCAGCTCGCTGGTGCTCGGCTGCGCCGAGGTGCTGCGCGACAACGCGGCGCAGACGCTCTTGCCTGCGCTCGTCGAGCGTCCGCAGCTCGAGAAGGCCAACGCCCGCCTGTGGAGCGCCGAGATCAGCGCGAACCAGTTCGTCGGCCCACCGCTCGGCGGCGTGCTCGTCGGGGTCGCCGTGGCCCTGCCGTTCCTGCTCAACGCCGGGCTGCTCGGGCTGAGTGCCGTGCTGCTGCTCGGGATGAGCGGGCTCTACCGGGCCCGGCCGGCGGCGGGCGACGGACCCCGCGCCTCGGCGACCCCGGAGGGGACGACCGTGGCCGGCTCGCTCCCCGTCGCGCGGTCCTGGCGGGCCGACCTCGTCGAGGGCATCACCTGGCTGTGGCGCCACCGCCTGCTCCGGACGCTCGCCCTGATGCTCGGCGTGATGAACCTGATGGGCGCCGCCGCCTTCACCACGGTCGTGCTGTTCGTGCAGGAGGTGCTCGGCGTGCTCGACGGCTGGGCCTTCGGCCTCGTGCTCACCGGCTCCGCGATCGGGTCGGTGCTGGCCGGTCTCGTCAGCGAGCGCATCGTGCGGCGCCTCTCCCCCGGGCCGACGCTCCTCGTCGCCGTGGCCGGCATGGGCGTCGGCCTCGCGGCCGCCGGGCTGTCCTCTTCGCCGTGGCTCTTCTGGAGCATCGAGCTGGCCACCGGCCTCACGGTCGTGCTGTGGAACGTGGTCACCGTCTCGCTGCGGCAGCGCATCATCCCCGACCACCTGCTGGGCCGCGTGAACGCCGCCTACCGGTTCTTCGGCTGGGGGATGATGGCGCTCGGCGCGCCGCTCGGTGCCCTCGTCATCCACCTCCTCGAGCCCGGGCTCGGTCGCGAGACGGCGTTGCGCGCGCCGTACCTGCTGGGGGCGGCGGCGTACCTCGTGATGGTGCCCGTCGTGCTCACCCGGCTGCGGACGGTGCACCTGCGGGCGGCCGAGGAGGCCGCGGCATGA
- the rpe gene encoding ribulose-phosphate 3-epimerase yields the protein MGIQITPSILNADFANLGAEVARIPSADMVHVDVMDNHFVPNLTFGPTMVEALARSTDLPLDAHLMIEDPDRHAPTYVEAGCASVTFHVEAARAPVRLAREIRAAGGRASMALRPATPVEPYEDLLPELDMLLLMTVEPGFGGQKFLDLVLPKLRRARAMVERHGLQTLLQVDGGVSLETIERCAEAGADVFVAGSAVYSADDPDAMIAALRAKGDAARA from the coding sequence GTGGGCATCCAGATCACGCCGAGCATCCTCAACGCCGACTTCGCGAACCTCGGGGCGGAGGTGGCGCGCATCCCGAGCGCGGACATGGTCCACGTCGACGTCATGGACAACCACTTCGTCCCCAACCTGACGTTCGGGCCGACGATGGTGGAGGCGCTCGCGCGCTCCACCGACCTCCCGCTCGACGCGCACCTCATGATCGAGGACCCCGACCGCCACGCACCGACGTACGTCGAGGCGGGGTGCGCCTCGGTGACCTTCCACGTGGAGGCGGCCCGCGCCCCGGTGCGGCTCGCGCGGGAGATCCGCGCGGCCGGCGGCCGGGCGAGCATGGCGCTGCGTCCGGCGACGCCGGTGGAGCCCTACGAGGACCTGCTGCCCGAGCTCGACATGCTGCTCCTCATGACCGTGGAGCCCGGGTTCGGCGGCCAGAAGTTCCTCGACCTCGTGCTGCCCAAGCTGCGCCGTGCCCGCGCGATGGTCGAGCGGCACGGCCTGCAGACGCTGCTGCAGGTCGACGGCGGCGTGTCCCTGGAGACCATCGAGCGGTGCGCCGAGGCGGGTGCCGACGTGTTCGTCGCCGGCAGCGCGGTCTACTCCGCGGACGACCCCGACGCGATGATCGCCGCCCTGCGCGCGAAGGGCGACGCCGCCCGCGCCTGA
- a CDS encoding polynucleotide kinase-phosphatase: MPEPRSLGVPAAGLVLLVGASGSGKSTFAARHFAPTEVVSSDTCRALVADDPEDQSATPDAFDLLQHLVGIRLRRGLLTVVDATNVQPDARAQLVSLARSHDLLVDAIVLKVPARVAVDRHRASGRTFGRTPVERIVERHDRDLRRSLRGLRREGFRRVHVLDGVEEVDAAAVVRERSWNDRRELTGPFDLIGDVHGCVSELRTLLERLGWQLERDDTGRAVGARHPEGRTAVFVGDLVDRGPDTPGVLRLVSGMVAAGTALCVAGNHEDKLVRALRGRQVKVAHGLEESLAQLAEEPDEFRERMTAFMDGLVAHYVLDEGRLVVAHAGLKEAYHGRSSRRVRAFALYGDTTGETDEFGLPVRYPWAQDYRGAATVVYGHTPVPTAEWVNGTICLDTGVVFGGALTALRYPERELVDVPAEREWYAPARPLAPTVPEREPGALAAADVLGTRWLDTTIGPRVKVPEENAAAALEVMSRFAVDPRWLVHLPPTMAPVATSSRDGFLEHPDEAFEEYARAGVTTVVCEEKHMGSRAVAVLARDAATAERRFGVTDGSTGQVVTRTGRAFFPGELGRRLVASLAEAAAPLLDRLGTDWLVLDAELLPWSAKAGELIREQYAAVGAAASVALPAAQEALDAALARGLDAPALRALADRTRRRTHAAAAFRDAYRSYVRPTDGLDGVTVAPFAVLAGEGEAYAATRSHRWHLEQVATLHDHPLVTPTRHRFVDLADADARAAAAQWWLDLTAAGGEGMVVKPADDVPVPGDGRRVQPGVKVRGREYLRIIYGPDYLDALDVLRKRHLGRKRDLALKEHGLGLDALVRFVGGDPLWEVHQRVFAVLALESEPIDPRL; the protein is encoded by the coding sequence GTGCCTGAGCCCCGTTCCCTCGGTGTTCCCGCCGCCGGTCTCGTGCTGCTCGTCGGCGCGTCGGGCAGCGGCAAGTCGACCTTCGCCGCGCGTCACTTCGCGCCCACCGAGGTCGTCTCCTCCGACACCTGCCGCGCGCTCGTGGCCGACGACCCCGAGGACCAGTCGGCGACGCCGGACGCCTTCGACCTGCTGCAGCACCTCGTCGGCATCCGGCTGCGACGCGGTCTGCTGACGGTCGTCGACGCCACCAACGTGCAGCCCGACGCCCGTGCACAGCTGGTGTCGCTCGCGCGCAGCCACGACCTGCTGGTCGACGCGATCGTGCTCAAGGTCCCGGCCCGCGTCGCCGTCGACCGCCACCGCGCGAGCGGCCGCACCTTCGGGCGCACCCCGGTCGAGCGGATCGTCGAGCGGCACGACCGCGACCTGCGCCGGTCCCTGCGCGGGCTGCGCCGCGAGGGCTTCCGCCGCGTCCACGTGCTCGACGGCGTGGAGGAGGTCGACGCGGCCGCGGTCGTGCGCGAGCGCTCCTGGAACGACCGGCGCGAGCTCACCGGCCCGTTCGACCTGATCGGGGACGTGCACGGCTGCGTCTCCGAGCTGCGTACCCTGCTCGAGCGCCTCGGCTGGCAGCTCGAGCGCGACGACACCGGTCGCGCCGTCGGCGCCCGCCACCCGGAGGGCCGCACCGCGGTCTTCGTCGGCGACCTCGTCGACCGCGGCCCTGACACCCCGGGCGTGCTCCGCCTCGTGTCCGGAATGGTCGCGGCGGGCACGGCCCTGTGCGTCGCGGGCAACCACGAGGACAAGCTGGTCCGAGCGCTCCGCGGCCGTCAGGTGAAGGTGGCGCACGGCCTCGAGGAGTCGCTCGCCCAGCTGGCCGAGGAGCCCGACGAGTTCCGGGAGCGGATGACGGCGTTCATGGACGGGCTCGTGGCGCACTACGTGCTCGACGAGGGGCGTCTCGTGGTGGCCCACGCGGGCCTCAAGGAGGCCTACCACGGACGGTCCTCCCGCCGGGTCCGCGCGTTCGCGCTGTACGGCGACACCACCGGCGAGACCGACGAGTTCGGCCTGCCGGTGCGCTACCCGTGGGCGCAGGACTACCGCGGGGCCGCGACCGTCGTCTACGGCCACACGCCGGTCCCGACCGCCGAGTGGGTCAACGGCACGATCTGCCTCGACACCGGCGTCGTGTTCGGCGGTGCCCTGACGGCGTTGCGGTACCCCGAGCGCGAGCTCGTCGACGTACCGGCCGAGCGGGAGTGGTACGCCCCGGCCCGCCCCCTCGCTCCCACCGTCCCCGAGCGGGAGCCGGGCGCGCTGGCCGCGGCCGACGTGCTCGGCACCCGGTGGCTCGACACCACGATCGGGCCGCGCGTGAAGGTGCCGGAGGAGAACGCGGCCGCCGCGCTCGAGGTGATGAGCCGGTTCGCGGTGGACCCGCGGTGGCTCGTGCACCTGCCGCCGACGATGGCGCCCGTCGCCACGTCGAGCCGGGACGGCTTCCTCGAGCACCCCGACGAGGCGTTCGAGGAGTACGCCCGCGCCGGTGTCACGACCGTCGTGTGCGAGGAGAAGCACATGGGGTCGCGGGCCGTGGCCGTGCTCGCCCGCGACGCGGCGACGGCGGAGCGCCGCTTCGGCGTCACCGACGGGTCGACCGGACAGGTGGTGACGCGCACGGGACGCGCCTTCTTCCCCGGCGAGCTCGGCCGACGTCTCGTCGCCTCCCTCGCCGAGGCCGCCGCACCGCTCCTCGACCGGCTCGGCACCGACTGGCTCGTCCTCGACGCCGAGCTCCTGCCGTGGTCGGCGAAGGCCGGCGAGCTGATCCGCGAGCAGTACGCCGCGGTCGGCGCCGCTGCGTCCGTCGCCCTCCCGGCTGCGCAGGAGGCGCTCGATGCCGCCCTGGCCCGGGGCCTGGACGCGCCGGCGCTCCGGGCCCTCGCGGACCGGACGCGTCGCCGTACCCACGCCGCCGCGGCCTTCCGTGACGCCTACCGCAGCTACGTGCGACCCACCGACGGGCTCGACGGGGTCACGGTGGCGCCGTTCGCGGTGCTGGCGGGCGAGGGAGAGGCGTACGCCGCCACCCGGTCCCACCGCTGGCACCTCGAGCAGGTCGCGACCCTGCACGACCACCCGCTCGTGACGCCGACCCGGCACCGGTTCGTCGACCTCGCGGACGCCGACGCGCGCGCTGCCGCGGCGCAGTGGTGGCTCGACCTCACGGCGGCGGGCGGCGAGGGCATGGTCGTCAAGCCGGCCGACGACGTGCCCGTGCCGGGCGACGGTCGACGCGTGCAGCCGGGCGTCAAGGTGCGCGGGCGGGAGTACCTCCGCATCATCTACGGCCCCGACTACCTCGACGCGCTCGACGTGCTCCGCAAGCGGCACCTGGGACGCAAGCGCGACCTCGCGCTGAAGGAGCACGGTCTCGGGCTCGACGCCCTCGTGCGCTTCGTCGGCGGCGACCCGCTGTGGGAGGTGCACCAGCGGGTGTTCGCCGTGCTGGCGCTGGAGTCGGAGCCGATCGACCCGCGGCTCTGA
- the ribD gene encoding bifunctional diaminohydroxyphosphoribosylaminopyrimidine deaminase/5-amino-6-(5-phosphoribosylamino)uracil reductase RibD: MTNTDSTSSAERDAMERALLLARVHGVPGPNPRVGCVLLAPDGTVLAEGYHRGAGTPHAEVDALAAAAAAGADVRGATAVVTLEPCNHTGRTGPCAQALLAAGVARVVVGQPDPNPVAAGGAARLREAGVEVVVGVLAAEAAQLNRAWTFAVTHGRPFVTWKFATTLDGRSAAADGTSRWISSPAARRDTHRLRGECDVMLVGTGTIAVDDPLLTVRDADDQPLPGQPLRVVMGERDLPADARVLGPEAETLHLRTRSPREALEALHAREARHVFLEGGPTLAAAFVADGYVDEVVVYVAPLLLGAGRNAVADLGITTIADALHLRVVDAGVVGEGDETNVRLVLRPPTREGEA, encoded by the coding sequence ATGACGAACACCGACAGCACGAGCAGCGCCGAGCGCGACGCCATGGAGCGCGCGCTGCTGCTGGCGCGCGTGCACGGCGTCCCGGGCCCGAACCCCCGCGTCGGCTGCGTCCTGCTCGCGCCCGACGGCACGGTGCTGGCGGAGGGCTACCACCGGGGCGCCGGTACGCCGCACGCCGAGGTGGACGCGCTGGCCGCGGCCGCCGCGGCGGGGGCCGACGTGCGCGGGGCGACCGCCGTCGTGACCCTCGAGCCCTGCAACCACACGGGGCGGACCGGTCCGTGCGCCCAGGCGCTCCTGGCCGCCGGCGTCGCCCGGGTCGTCGTGGGCCAGCCGGACCCCAACCCCGTCGCGGCCGGTGGTGCGGCCCGGCTCCGGGAGGCGGGCGTCGAGGTCGTCGTGGGCGTGCTCGCCGCCGAGGCCGCACAGCTCAACCGCGCGTGGACGTTCGCGGTGACCCACGGGCGCCCCTTCGTGACGTGGAAGTTCGCCACGACGCTCGACGGTCGCAGCGCCGCCGCCGACGGCACGAGCCGGTGGATCAGCTCGCCGGCCGCGCGTCGTGACACCCACCGCCTCCGTGGCGAGTGCGACGTCATGCTCGTCGGCACCGGGACGATCGCGGTCGACGACCCGCTGCTCACCGTGCGCGACGCCGACGACCAGCCGCTCCCCGGGCAACCGCTCCGCGTGGTCATGGGGGAGCGCGACCTGCCCGCCGACGCCCGCGTGCTCGGCCCCGAGGCGGAGACGCTGCACCTGCGGACCCGGTCGCCCCGCGAGGCCCTCGAGGCGCTCCACGCCCGCGAGGCCCGCCACGTCTTCCTCGAGGGCGGCCCCACGCTCGCGGCCGCGTTCGTGGCGGACGGGTACGTCGACGAGGTCGTCGTCTACGTCGCGCCCCTCCTGCTGGGGGCCGGACGCAACGCGGTCGCCGACCTGGGCATCACGACGATCGCCGATGCGTTGCACCTGCGCGTCGTCGACGCCGGCGTCGTCGGCGAGGGCGACGAGACCAACGTGCGGCTGGTGCTCCGGCCGCCCACCCGCGAAGGAGAGGCCTGA
- a CDS encoding winged helix-turn-helix domain-containing protein has protein sequence MTDRSSPRSPDYDLADELAVERPEQYRALFEDTRARIVTLLLDRAATTTELAEVLGKPKGTIGHHLKVLEDAGLVRVVRTERVRALEARYYGRTARVFWYDHVAEARGEAARTLTRAAQQAAGTDEVAAREAGMQPPFAYLRQARIPAERAHAWHDRLAALIDEFIEEPAEGDVTYALVVGLHPAPGLRPESSPEQSA, from the coding sequence ATGACCGACCGTTCGTCGCCCCGCTCCCCGGACTACGACCTCGCCGACGAGCTCGCCGTCGAGCGGCCGGAGCAGTACCGCGCGCTGTTCGAGGACACCCGCGCGCGCATCGTCACCCTGCTGCTCGACCGCGCGGCGACGACGACGGAGCTCGCGGAGGTGCTGGGCAAGCCGAAGGGCACCATCGGGCACCACCTCAAGGTCCTCGAGGACGCCGGCCTGGTCCGCGTCGTGCGCACGGAGCGGGTCCGGGCGCTGGAGGCGCGCTACTACGGGCGCACGGCGCGCGTGTTCTGGTACGACCACGTCGCCGAGGCCCGCGGCGAGGCGGCCCGCACCCTGACGCGGGCGGCGCAGCAGGCCGCCGGGACCGACGAGGTGGCCGCCCGCGAGGCGGGCATGCAGCCGCCCTTCGCCTACCTGCGGCAGGCCCGTATCCCCGCCGAGCGCGCCCACGCCTGGCACGACCGGCTCGCGGCGCTCATCGACGAGTTCATCGAGGAGCCTGCGGAGGGTGACGTGACCTACGCGCTCGTCGTCGGTCTCCACCCCGCGCCGGGCCTGCGGCCCGAGTCGTCGCCGGAGCAGTCGGCGTGA
- a CDS encoding 3' terminal RNA ribose 2'-O-methyltransferase Hen1 codes for MLLTVSTTHRPATDLGYLLFKHPDRVQEFEQSFGSATVFYPEATEERCTAALVLDVDPVRLVRSRPQGTPDFSLAQYVNDRPYAASSLLAVAIRKVFSTARSGRCDARPELAATPIPLELHLPAVPCRPGGVAGRDLLRRIFEPLGWEVDARDVPLDETIDGWGPSRYLDLTLRGEVVLADALNQLHVLLPALDQAKHYWQAPDEVDKLLRSGGDWLATHPERDLITRRYLGRRRALAREALTRLDELDGRPEGETTDSEQQEEQAPARRPLHQLRREAVLGVLDELAAAGATSVIDLGCGGGQLLADVLARPAYAVVAGTDVSAVGVLATQRRLRVDERSLRRTPDRQADALRARISVFQASVTYTDERFSGYDAAVLMEVVEHLDPERLPALERVVFGEARPGAVVVTTPNADHNVRYPDLTGFRHPDHRFEWTRAEFAAWCDGVAARTGYTVERRDVGEVDPQVGPPTQLGVFRRA; via the coding sequence GTGCTCCTGACCGTCTCGACCACGCACCGGCCCGCGACCGACCTGGGATACCTGCTGTTCAAGCACCCCGACCGCGTGCAGGAGTTCGAGCAGTCCTTCGGGTCGGCCACCGTGTTCTACCCCGAGGCGACCGAGGAGCGGTGCACGGCCGCACTCGTGCTCGACGTGGACCCGGTGCGCCTCGTGCGCTCCCGACCGCAGGGCACACCCGACTTCTCCCTGGCGCAGTACGTCAACGACCGCCCCTACGCGGCGTCGTCCCTGCTGGCCGTGGCGATCCGCAAGGTGTTCAGCACGGCCCGCAGCGGTCGGTGCGACGCGCGCCCCGAGCTCGCGGCCACGCCGATCCCGCTGGAGCTGCACCTCCCCGCGGTGCCCTGCCGCCCCGGCGGCGTGGCGGGACGCGACCTGCTGCGCCGCATCTTCGAGCCCCTGGGGTGGGAGGTGGACGCCCGCGACGTACCGCTCGACGAGACGATCGACGGCTGGGGACCGTCGCGGTACCTCGACCTCACCCTGCGTGGCGAGGTCGTGCTCGCCGACGCCCTCAACCAGCTCCACGTGCTGCTGCCGGCTCTCGACCAGGCGAAGCACTACTGGCAGGCGCCGGACGAGGTCGACAAGCTCCTCCGCTCGGGCGGCGACTGGCTCGCCACGCACCCCGAGCGGGACCTCATCACGCGGCGCTACCTCGGCCGCCGACGCGCCCTCGCGCGCGAGGCCCTGACCCGGCTCGACGAGCTGGACGGGCGCCCCGAGGGCGAGACCACCGACAGCGAGCAGCAGGAGGAGCAGGCGCCGGCGCGGCGTCCCCTCCACCAGCTCCGCCGCGAGGCGGTCCTGGGTGTGCTCGACGAGCTGGCCGCGGCGGGCGCCACGAGCGTGATCGACCTCGGCTGCGGCGGCGGGCAGCTGCTCGCCGACGTGCTCGCGCGCCCGGCGTACGCGGTCGTGGCCGGCACCGACGTCTCCGCCGTCGGCGTGCTCGCCACCCAGCGGCGGCTGCGGGTCGACGAGCGCTCGCTGCGCCGCACCCCGGACCGCCAGGCCGACGCCCTCCGCGCGCGGATCAGCGTGTTCCAGGCCTCGGTCACCTACACCGACGAGCGGTTCTCCGGGTACGACGCGGCCGTGCTCATGGAGGTCGTCGAGCACCTCGACCCGGAGCGGCTGCCCGCCCTGGAACGCGTCGTCTTCGGCGAGGCGCGTCCCGGCGCGGTGGTGGTGACCACCCCCAACGCCGACCACAACGTCCGGTACCCCGACCTCACGGGCTTCCGGCACCCCGACCACCGGTTCGAGTGGACGCGGGCCGAGTTCGCCGCGTGGTGCGACGGCGTCGCCGCACGCACCGGCTACACGGTCGAGCGCCGGGATGTCGGCGAGGTCGACCCCCAGGTCGGCCCGCCGACGCAGCTGGGGGTGTTCCGTCGTGCCTGA
- a CDS encoding AAA family ATPase — MRFDEPPVVRVTAAPGGLAPGSWPLTVPAVEQLVREGLRLQPGVTFLVGENGSGKSTIVEAVAEAYGLPPEGGSTQGGRSTFRSESPLGQQLRVERGLLASRWGFFLRAEAMHGWYTFSEESAAEMSDDDPRRPPRFHEMSHGESFLAVARARLDSGGFYCLDEPEAALSFSSTLTLLGHLADLVEQKAQVLCATHSPVLASLPGARILEVGDWGLRETTWEELDLVQHWRRFMDAPGRYLRHVVGD, encoded by the coding sequence GTGCGCTTCGACGAACCTCCCGTGGTCCGGGTGACGGCCGCCCCCGGAGGGCTCGCGCCCGGTTCCTGGCCCCTGACCGTGCCCGCCGTGGAGCAGCTCGTCCGCGAGGGCCTCCGGCTCCAGCCGGGCGTGACCTTCCTGGTCGGCGAGAACGGCTCGGGCAAGTCGACGATCGTCGAGGCGGTGGCCGAGGCCTACGGCCTGCCACCCGAGGGCGGGTCGACGCAGGGCGGTCGCTCGACCTTCCGCAGCGAGTCACCGCTGGGGCAGCAGCTGCGCGTCGAACGAGGCCTGCTGGCGAGCCGGTGGGGCTTCTTCCTACGGGCGGAGGCGATGCACGGGTGGTACACGTTCTCCGAGGAGAGCGCGGCGGAGATGTCCGACGACGACCCGCGGCGTCCTCCGCGGTTCCACGAGATGAGCCACGGCGAGTCCTTCCTCGCGGTCGCCCGGGCCCGCCTCGACTCGGGCGGCTTCTACTGCCTCGACGAGCCCGAGGCGGCGTTGTCGTTCTCGTCGACGCTCACCCTGCTCGGCCACCTCGCCGACCTCGTGGAGCAGAAGGCGCAGGTGCTCTGCGCGACCCACTCCCCCGTGCTGGCGTCCTTGCCCGGCGCCCGGATCCTCGAGGTCGGCGACTGGGGACTGCGGGAGACGACGTGGGAGGAGCTCGACCTGGTGCAGCACTGGCGCCGGTTCATGGACGCGCCGGGGCGCTACCTCCGGCACGTGGTCGGCGACTGA